The sequence below is a genomic window from Bosea sp. F3-2.
AGTTCTGCGCCGAATTCCTGGGCCGGCCTGAGCTCGCGACCGACGAGCGCTTCGCGCGGAATGTCGCGCGCGTGCGCAACCGCGCCGAGACTGATGCGATTGTCACCGCTGCCCTCAGCGGCTTCGACGAGGCGCAAGCCAGGGAGGCGCTGCTGCGTGCCGATGTCGCCTTCGCGGCGGTCAACGACATGGCTGCGCTTGCGACCCATCCGCATCTGCGCCGCATCACCGTCGAGACCGAAGCCGGCCCGGTCGCCTTCCCCGCACCCGCGCCGATCATCATGGGAGCCGAGCGCGACTACGGCCCCGTTCCAGCGATCGGCCAGCACGCCACGCTCGACTGAAAGCAGCAGGAGGACCCGCATCGTGAGCAGCGAGACATCACCCAAGCTCGACATTGCGCATCTGCGAAGCTGGATCGGCCGCGAGGATATCGGCACCGACATCGTGAGCGAGGATATCGCGCGGAAATACCACGCCACCTTCGACTATCCGGGCGAAGCTCCGAAGGCGGGCGAGGCCGTACCGCGGCTGATCCACTTCTGCCTGGCGCAGCCGGCTGCTCCCACGGCTGCGCTCGGGTCCGACGGCCACCCGGCCCGTGGCGGCTTCCTGCCGCCGGTGCCGCTGCCGCGCCGGATGTGGGCCGGTGGCGCCTTCACCTTCCACGGCGACCTTCGGGTCGGCGACGCGGCGAAGCGCATTTCCCGCATCGCCGATGTGGTGCAGAAGGAAGGCCGCACCGGCACGCTCTGCTTCGTCACGGTGCAGCACCACGTCGAGGCGAATGGCGTGCTCGTGCTGGAGGAGCGGCAGGACATCGTCTATCGCGATCTCGATGGTGCTGCGGGCACCGCGAAGCAGCCGCCGATGGCCGAGGCGGGCACTCACCGGCGCGCGATGAAGGCCGAGGCGCCGCTGCTCTTTCGCTATTCGGCGCTGACCTTCAACGGCCACCGGATTCATTATGACCGCCGCTATGTCATGGAAGTCGAGGGCTATCCGGGCCTGATCGTCCACGGCCCGATGCAGGCGGCCCTGCTCTGCAACTATGCGACCGAGCTGCGCGGCGCTCCGCCGAAGCACTTCAGCTTCCGCGGCCTGTCCCCGCTCTTCGACGACGATGCGTTCGCGCTCCATGCCAAGGAGGACGGCGAGAGCCTGAAGCTCTGGACCGCCAAGGAGAGCGGCCTGCTCTGCATGACGGCCGAGGCTGCCTGGTCGTAAGTTCGGCTTGCGAGTGCAATTCCCCATGCCGACAAATTGCTGGCTCTGATGCCTTGCTTGACTATCGACAGCCAGGTCGGGGGATTATCGAGCTCCGCGAACTCCTTCGCATGCGTTGCTGCAGATCGCCTGATGGGCTTCAGCGACCGCATTGGCCAGCACCCCGGTCAGCCGCTCCGTTCGACGGTCATGCCGTTCGAGGAGGACGATGCGTCGGCTCAACTGGGGCTCGCCGAACGGCAGGGATGTCAGATCAAGCCTCGCATGCACATCATCCGATAGCGGGGCAATCGCGACACCGAGCCCCCTCTCGACCATGCGCAGGATGACCTCCTGGCTATCCAGGATCATTTCCTCCCGCACGGTTATGCGCTGTCGACGCAATTCACGGTCGATCACTCTTCCGGCCCAGGCGCGGCTGTCGAACCTGATGAAGGGCAACCCGCTCAGCAGCTCTCGCGGATCCTTCTGATCGTTGCCTCTCGGCGCAATGAGCCAGAACCGGTCCTCATAGAGCGGCGTCCAGATCAGATCCGAAGGGTAAGGACGCACAGGCTCTGTCGTGATGGCAGCGTCCAACTCACCGGCAGCGACTTGCACCGCGAGCTCTGCCGACATGCCGGCAACAACATGAACACGAATGCGAGGATGGGCCCGATTCAAGGCGCTCAACGCATCCGGCAAGACGCCCGACAGGGCTGTCTGGATCGCGCCAATCTTCAGACGGCCGACCAGCGAGCGCTCATCACTGAGGGCCTCTGGAATCCGGTCATAGAGCGCCAGAACCTCTTCCGACCGCGCGAGGACGATCTTGCCTGCTTCCGTCAGAACCGGCAGCCGCCGCGAGCGATCGAAGAGGGTCACCCCGAACTCGTCTTCGAGAGCCTTCACCTGCAAGCTCACGGCGGACTGCGTCAGCCCGACCGCTTCACCGGCGCGCGCGAATGATCCGTGACGTGCAATCGCGTGCAAGGTCCGAAGAGCGCGCAGCGACATGATCGGCCCCCATTCAGGTCAGATGCAATCAACGAGTTTTTCTTATCAATGGGAAGAGAATTAAGAGTTTTTCCTGCAGCTATTTGACTGATAGGTCTTCGCCAGCTTCGTGACGCGAGATCGACATGGCGGCCTTCCCAAACGCTTCTGACCTTCTTCTGGAAGCGGGCGTCGCGACGGTTCCCGGCGGCACCTTCGGCGCTCCCGGACATCTGTGCCTGTCATTCGTGGCCGATACCGTGACCCTCGAAGACGGTTGCCGCCGCATCGTTGCAGCCTTGGACGCACAGGCAGCCTTGGACGCACAGGCATGACCGGCGATGTCCTGCTAGCCCTTTTGCCCGTCATCATCTTGATCGGGCTCGGGATGGCTCTGCGCCAGAGGCGGTTCCTGCAAGAGAGCTTTTGGCCACAGGCAGAGCGGCTCGGCTACTATGTCCTCCTGCCCTGCCTGTTCTTTCACGGCCTTGCCACCGCGCAGCTGGAAGCACTGCCGGTTCGTGACCTGGCGTTGACGCTGATCCTGTCGACCATTGTAGTCGCGGCGTTGGTCATGGCCATCCAGCCGCTGCTGAAGCTGGACGGGCCGGCATTCACCTCGGTGTTTCAGGGAAGCGTCCGGTTCAACAACTATGTCGGCGTGACCTTGGCTGCGGGCCTCTTCGGAGCCAAAGGCATCGCCTTGGCGGCGATCTGCAACGCGGCAATTGTTCCGACCGTCAATGTCCTTTGCGTGCTGGTGTTCGCCCGCTTTGGCGCAGCAAAGCTCAGCGGCCGCGGCATTCTCAAGCAGCTCGTGACGAACCCGCTGGTGGTGGCCTCTCTCTCCGGGATTCTCTTCCAGCTCATCGGCCTGCGTATTCCTCCCGGCCTTGATCCCGCCATGCGCTCCCTGGGTGCGGCCTCGTTGCCGCTCGGGCTACTCTGCGTTGGTGCGGCACTTGATTTCGGCTCGGCCCGCAGATGGATCAGACCGGTCGCCTCCTCATCGATCATGAAGTTCCTGGCGATGCCTGTCGCAACGGTGCTCATAGCCATCGTCACGGGACTGAATGGCCCGGCCCTGACAACGGCGCTGCTGTTCCAGGCCCTGCCGACAGCGTCCTCCGCCTACATCATGGCGCGCCAGCTCGGCGGGGATGCACCTCTGATGGCCGGGATTACGGCGATCCAGACCGCCCTCGCGGTCGTTGCGATCCCTGTCGTGCTGATCGGCCTGTCAGGCTGGGGCGTGCTTTGAGCGGACTATCCGGGCGTTTGCGGGCTGAGCGGGGCGCGATCGCGGCCATGGCTAATCCGCGCTTCGGCACGCAAACTACGACTGATCGGAATCGAAAGGGCTCTTATCCCTTCGAGAGCCGATGAAGGGAGGCATCGCATATGTCGCTTGATCGCAGACGGAACCGGACCCAGGGCTTTTCCACCCGCGCCATTCACCTCGGCTATGACCCCGCCGAGCATGAAGGCGCGCTCACGCCACCGATCTTCATGACCTCGACCTACGCCTTCGAAAGCGCCGAGCAGGGTGCGGAGATCTTCAGGGGCGAGCGGCCCGGCTATGTCTATGGCCGCTCGAAGAATCCGACGCAGACCATTCTCGAAGAACGCATGGCGAGCCTGGAAGGCGCCGAGGCCGGCATGACCGCCGCCTCGGGCATGGGTGCGATCGCGACCGTCGTGCTGACCCTGCTTTCACCCGGCGACGAGGTCGTGATCGACCATACGCTCTACGGCAACACCTATGCGCTGTTCACACAGGGGCTGGCGAGGCTCGGCATCATCGCCCGCCCGGCGGACTTCACCCAACTCGATACGCTGACGACAATGGTCGGCGAGCGCACGAAGCTGGTGTTCTTCGAAACACCGGCCAATCCGAACCTGCGCGTCATCGACATCGCCGCGGTGTCGCGCATCGCCCATCAGGCGGGCGCGCTGGTCGTCGTCGACAACACCTTCGGCACGCCCGTGCTGCAGCGCCCGCTGGAGTTCGGAGCCGACATCGTCGTCCATTCCGGGACGAAATATCTCGGCGGGCATGGCGATCTGCTGGCCGGCATCGTCGTCGGCCCAACCGAGCTGCTGAAGCAGATCCGGCAAACCGGCCTGCGCTGGATGACCGGCGCGACGCTCTCTCCCTTCAACTGCTTCCTCATGCTGCGCGGGCTGAAGACGCTCGAAGTCCGGGTCGAGCGCCATGCCGCTTCGGCCCTGAAGGTGGCGCGCGAACTGGAGCGCCACCCGCGCATCGTCAGCCTGTCCTATCCCGGCCTGCCGTCCTTCCCGCAATTCGAGCTCGCCCAGCGGCAGATGTCGGGTTCCGGCGGCGGCCTGATTTCCTTCGAGCTCGATGGCGGGATCGAGATGGGCATGGCCTTCATGAACCATCTCCGGCTGATCACCCGCGCCGTCAGCCTCGGCGATGCGGAGACCCTGATCCAGCATCCCGCCAGCATGACCCATGCGATCGTCAGCCGGGAGGACCGGTTGAAGCACGGCATCAGCGACGGGCTCCTGCGGCTTTCGATCGGGCTGGAGAGCGTGGAGGATATCCTCGACGATCTCACCGGAGCGCTCGACGCGCTTTAGAGAACGCGCCGATCTGACTGCAACGCAGTCAGATCGGAGAACGCGTTCTCTCACTCAAGTTGAGAGCCGGATCCGATCAGGTTGATTCAATCTGATCGGATCCGGCTCTAAGCCTGAGAGATTCCGGCGGGCTTGAGCGGAGACTGATCGGGATCAAGGCGCAGAGACCGCGCTTGTGGTACCGGATGCGCCATGCATCTGTCCGTTTTCGCCTTCGCATGCGCGTCGCTGCTCGCGACCCCTGGTCCGACAAACACGTTGTTGGCGACAGCCGGCGCCGAAGTCGGGTGGCGGCGCGCTCGATATCTGTTGGCTGCGGAACTCTCCGGCTATCTGCTGGCTATCACGATCTTGAGGCTCGTACTGGGGCCGGTGATCGCCAGCCTGCCAGTGTTCGCGTTGGTGCTTCAAGGTGTCGTCGTCGTTTACGTGCTTCATCTGGCGATCGCGCTCTGGAGGCGCGGCAATGTTCGCCTTCTCACGGGGCAATCGATCACCTTCCAGCGTGTTTTCCTGACCACGTTGCTCAACCCGAAAGGGCTGATCTTTGCATTCACCCTCATCCCGGCGGCTGATGGCGTGTTGGTCGGGCTCGGAGTGCTTTCAGTGGAGATCGCCACGATTGGTTTCGGGTGGATCCTCCTGGGGAGCGCCTTCCATGCGCGCCTGCAGAATGCGGCCAACGCAAAGATCGGGTACCGCGTAAGCGCTGGGATGCTGGCCCTGCTCGCCGGCGCGGTGGCAGCACGGGCTCTCGCGGCATTCTGACCCCAGAGACCGTTTCAGCGATCAGGTTGAATCAACCTGATCGGATCCGGCCGAAAGGCCGACGTTGAGCTGTGATTGGAGCTTTTCGCGCGGGGTTGTCGCGGGAGCACGATCACGAAATGCGTCCCTCGCGTAGCGTCAGCGAGCGAAATCGAGCCACCATGCGCTTCCAGCATCGCGCGCACGATGGCGAGACCCATCCCCGTTCCCCCGCTGTCGCGGCGTGTTGTGAAGAAGCTGTCGAAGATTCGCGCGCGGTTATTCAGCGATATGCCGTGCCCGTCGTCGCGAATATCGAGGAGGATGAACTCGCCCTGTCGTTCCGCATCGACCGTGAACCGGGCGGCACCATGACGCTCGGCATTGTCGGCCAGATGTGACAGCACGATGCGGAGGTTTTCCGTCGACATGCCCAGCAGGCTCGCCAGCTCACCACGACCCTGGATCGCAAGCCCGGGAAAGGCATCGTGCAGCGTTGCGACGACGGAGCCGAGATAGCTCGAACCGTCCGTGGGCGTGCCTTCGGCGCGCGCCAGCTCGCGGAGGCGATTGGTGATCGCCGTCAGCCGCTTCGTATCGGCGACGATATTGTCGAGGAAGCGGCGGCGCTCCGCCTCGGTCATGCGGTCCTCGCCCGCGCCGATGTCGTCCCGCAGCAGCTCGGCTGCGCCCTCGATCGAGGTGAGCGGCGATTTGAGCTCATGCGAGACATGGGCGGCGAAGGTCGCCACAAAGTCCGAGCGCGTGTTGAGGGCGCCGGCCATGTCGAGGAAGCTTTGCGACAGCGTCGCGAACTCAGCCGTGCCGTGATGCTTGAGTGGACGCAGCGCGCTGCGGTCGCCCTTGCCGATCGCCGCTGTCCTGGCGATCAGCTCCTTGACCGGCCGCGTGATCGTCCGATGGAAGGCCAGCCCGATCAGCAGGGTCAGGGCGATGACCGACAGCCCAGCCGCAATGACCTTGCCGCGCTCCTCATACAGATGGCGGAAGACATTGCTCGGCGTGCGGGATGCATAGAGAACCGCCGCGACGCGTCCATCGATGACGACCGGCATCGCCGTGAAGACCCGCACACCGGTGCCCCGGCTCAGCGAATAGAGCGGTGGCGGCTCGTGCTTGGAGACACGCAGCCTCAGTGCCGCCGCGAACCGGCCGCGCAACGCCTCTGCAACCTCCTCGACATGAGCCAGCGATTGCCCGATCTCCTCTCGCCCGGCGATGACGACGCCTTGCGGATCGAGCAGCCTGAAGCCGGCGAGCGTCACGCGCTGCGTCTCGGCGAGAAGAGGCCTGAGCCGCTCGCCCGCAGCGCGGAAAGCCTCGAGCGCCGGGCGCGGTGCGAGCTGCGCCTCGGGCCGTCGCCGCAGGAGCTGATCTCGCGCCAGATCGAGCTCCGGCAGGATCGGAGCAAGCTCGCCGGGCGCCTCCGGCTGGGTGTCGAGAGGAACCGTCGCCCCCAGCGCAGCATCGGCCGGCAGGTTCATTCGCAGGTCCTGCCCGATGGTTGCGGCCAGCGCCGCACTCTGGGCGATCAGTTCCGATTCCGCCTGATGCACGAGTTGGTTCTCGTAGATCCGGAAGAAGAACAAGCCGACGAAAGGCAGCGCCAGCACGGCTGTCAGCATCATGAAGACCATGAGGCTGAGGCTCGGCCGCCACTTCGGCGTCACCAGCGCCCGCGGCTCACTCCCTCCCGTCACGCCGAGGCCTCGCAACGGCCCAGTCTGAAGCCAACGCCGTGCACGGTCTCGATCGCGTTCTCGCCGCCCGCCCTCAGGATCTTCGACCGGATGTTGCGGATATGGCTGTCGATGGTCCGGTCCGAGACATGGATCGCGCCGCCATAGGCCTGGTCGAGGATCTGGTCCCGGCTGAAGACCTGGCGTGGCCGCGCGATCAGCGTCCGCAGAATTTCGAATTCGATGGCGGTCAGGGAAAGCTCGCTGCCGTTGAACCGCACCTCATGCGTGGATGGGTCGAGGCTCAGGGCCCTCCAGGCCAGGGACTCCTCGACGCTCTTGGCAACCTTCAAGCCGTTGCGGACGCGCTTGAGGATGACGTTGACGCGGGCGACGAGCTCGCGCGGGCTGAACGGCTTGGTGACATAGTCGTCGCCGCCGATTTCCAGCCCGAGGATGCGGTCGATCTCGTCGTCGCGTGCGGAGAGGAACAGGATCGGCACCTCCGAGGATTTCCGGATCTGCCGGCAGACCTCGAGCCCGTCCATCTCCGGCATGCCGATGTCGAGGACGACGAGATCCGCCGGGCGCTGCCTGAAGGCATCGAGCGCCTGCAGGCCGTCGCGCGCGACCACTGTGGCCATGCCGGCCTTCTCCAGCGCGAAGCAGATCACCTCGCAGATATGGCTATCGTCGTCGACCACGAGAATGCGCGGCGCCATCATCTGCCCTCAGGGGTATCGGCCGGTGATACCGGCATCGTCTTGAACGGAGCTTCGCGAGTGTTAGCCAAGTATCGCGACAGCCGCCATCCGCGGAAGCTCCAGCCGCGCCAGTCGCCTTGCGACCTGTGATGGCACTGGGCGAGCCTGTCGCGCCGAGCTGCGAACGTGGCGGCATATCGGGTCCATGGCGAGTGGGGCGGGACGTGACCTGCGGCAGCGATCCGCGGCACATAGCGATCGATCGCCGGGATGGCATGCGGGCCGAGCCCGAACAGATAGGGGATGTCGATATGCTGCCCCTCCCCGCGCATCTCGAAAGAGTGGCGGAGATTGTAGTTGGCGATGACGACCGCCGTATCCACGAAGCTGTAGGTATAGAGCGTCAACGCCAGCGCGACCATATTCGCAGACACCAGCCAGCCAACCGTCCGGCGCGTCAGAATCTGGGCCAATATCAGGACGAGCCCGGCAGCGACGAGCAGCATCCAGACAAACGCCGCCAGCCGCAGACCGGTCAATGAATACGCGTCGACATAGAGATCGAGGCGCAACAGGGCGGAGAGCACGAGCAGGATGTTCTGCCCCACCCAGGCGAGGACCAGCGGCCTGACCAGGGGATCGCGCTCGCTGGACCCCGACGGGCGCATGGCAACCAGCACGAAGGCAGCTGCCAGCAATGCGGTCACCACCAGCGGATAGGCGCCGCGATGGGCATAGCTCGCATGGCTCAACCCTGCCGGCAGGCTGGCGCCGCCCCAGAGATAGACGATGTCCATCGCGGTCTGAATGGCGAAGAGCCCATTGAACAGAACCAGGGAGCGCCTGACCGTCTGGTCGCTCAGCGGATCGAGCGGATGGAGCGCCGACATGGCCGTTGACGGTGCGGGGCGGCTGCGCTTGCGGAGGCGAAGAGAGCGGATGCGGACAAGAGGCCAGATCAGGCACAGCATGACGGCCCAGAACACCGAGCGCCCGGAGAAGAGCTGACCCAGCATCGCAAGGATATCGATCCGGCTCAGCCAACTCTCCAGCAGCGGATTTGCCGATACGAACAGCGAGATGAAGACAGCGCAGAACAGAAGCGGCACCATCCAGCCCAGCAATCCGGACAGGATACCTGTCCGCTGCTTTCGCCGCGCCCCGTAACGGCTCGCCCGCGCGAAGTCGCTGAACAATCGGAAGATGCCTGAAAACGGCATGCGCAGCGCGGCCCGCAGATGCTCCAGCCAGGGCAGATCCCGGACCTCGATCAATGTCCGTGCGCAGACAGCGGTCGTAATCAAAGCGATCGTCACCGACAGCCAATTGATGTCTTCGACGACCGGCAGGATTCCGGCCGCAAGCAGGATGACCGCGCGCCAGCGCCGTGCAGATTCGGCGCGGATCGGGTTGAGGCAGGCCGAAGCCGCGGCGAGAGCAGCGAGGAAGAGTGCGAGCGAGATCCCGAGCCGGTGTCCGTAGAACAGAGCATCCGCCAGAGCGACCAGGGCGGCTGCAGCTGCCAACTGGATCGTCAGCCATCCGGCTGGCCGCTTGGCGCGCGGGAGGAGAGTGTCGTGTTCGGATGCATAGACTGGCATACTCGTCGATCTCGACTGGGACCGCCCGCAGCCGCGGCTGACGCCGAGACCGGAAAGGCAAGGATTTCGGCACAGGCGGGCCGCATCGTCGCCTCCAGCCACCAGCCGTCATTGACCAGCCTGCGCGGCAGCCTTTGGGAGAAGGAGGTGGGAGCGACAATGTCCGCCATGCGCAATCCATGCGCCTGTCGCTTGCAGCGCTTTCGACGGAGATCGGCAGAAGCTCAGGATTTTCGTGCAGTTTTTGCGCAGAGCCGCGGATCTTCCGCGAGCCGTCCCGCTCACGCAGCGGGAAAAGCGCCGTTTTCCGCTGACATCAGCGAATCGGTCGTTGGGGCCCGGCCACTACGTCATTGGCCTTTCCGCAAGGGCAAAGCTTCAAGCCGCTTTCCGCCGCGCTACCCGACACGGTCAATGGAGCTATGTCGCAGCCCCAGGCGCCAATTCGCTTTGGGGCGCATATGGTCGTCGGCAGTTGGGTACGCCGCTCAAGAATGAAGCGGCGCCCGCGCGAGGTTGAAGGCAAAGGCACTTGTCCATTGGATCGGAGCTACCGCCTCGGCTTCCATTCGACTGTGGTGCCTTGCGATGAACATGCATGTTTCTCAGGCCGCTCGCTCGACCGGCCGCGTTGGAATTGGCCAGTCGCTTCCGCGCAACGAGGATGCGGTCCTCGTCCGCGGCGCAGGGCGCTACACCGACGATCTTTCGCTGGAAGGGCAGCTCTACGCGGCCTTCGTCCGCAGCCCGCATGCACATGGCGCCATTCGCGGCATTGATACCGCCGCTGCGAAAGCGATGAAGGGCGTCGTCGCGATCTATACGGCCGATGATCTCGAAGGCCAGCGCTATGGCGCGCTGAAATGCCAGGTGGACCTGCCGAACCGGGACGGAACCGCGATGAGGAAGCCGGTCCGGAAGGCGCTTGCAGCGGACAAGGTGCGCTTCGTCGGCGACCCCGTCGCAATGGTCGTGGCCCGCACGGCGCTGCAGGCGCGCGATGCCGCCGAGGCCGTGTCGCTCGATATCGACATCCTGCCCGCGGTCATTTCGGTGGAGGCGGCGCTTGCCCCCGACGCGCCGCAGCTGTTCGACGACGTTCCAGGCAACCTCATCCTCGACTACCATTTCGGCAACGCCGAGAAGGTCGCCGCGGCCTTTGCCCAGGCCGCGCACGTCACCCGGGTGCGGATCGTCAACAACCGCATCGTCGTGAATCCGATCGAACCGCGCGCAGCGATCGGGACCTATGATCGCAAGGCGGGGCGCTACACGCTCCATGCCCCGAGCCAAGGCGCCTTCGGCATGCGCAACAATCTCGCGGCAGCAATGGGCGTGCCGCAGGACCGGATGCGCCTGGTCACCGGGCATGTCGGCGGCTCCTTCGGCATGAAGGCGGCGGTGTTTCCGGAATATGTCGTGCTGCTGCATGCGGCACGGCTGCTGAAGAAGCCGGTGAAATGGACCGACCAGCGGTCCGAAAGCTTCGTTTCCGACCATCACGGCCGCGACATGGTCTTCGAGGCCGAGCTCGCCCTCGATGCGCGCGGGCGGTTCCTCGCGACGCGCTTCACCGGCACCGGCAATATGGGGGGCTATCTCTCGCCGCCGGGCCCGCTGATGGCCACGCTGAACATCGGCAAGAACAGCGTCGGCATGTATCGCACGCCGCTGGTCGAGGTACAGACGCGCTGCGCCGTCACCAACACCGTGCCTATCGCGGCCTATCGCGGCGCCGGGCGCCCCGAGGGCAACTACTTCATGGAGCGGCTGGTCGATACCGCCGCCCGGGAGATGGGGATCGACAGCGCCGTTCTGAGGCGGCGCAACCTGATCGAGCCCCGGCAACTGCCCTGGAAGACCCCGATCGGGACGGTCTATGACAGCGGCGACTTCCCGGCTCTCTTCGCCCGGGCGCTGGAGGCGGCCGACTGGAAGGGCTACCGGACGCGCGAGCGCGCCAGCCGCAAGGCCGGCAAGCTGCGCGGGCGCGGGATCGGCTGCTATCTCGAGGTCACCGCCCCTCCCAGCAACGAGATGGGCGGCATCCATTTCGAGCCGGACGGAACGGTCACCATCGTCACCGGGACGCTCGACTACGGGCAGGGACACTGGACGCCCTTCGCCCAGGTTCTGACGAGCCAGCTCGGCGTGCCCTTCGAGAAGATCCGCCTCGTGCAGGGCGACAGTGACCGCCTGATCGCCGGCGGCGGCACCGGCGGCTCGAAATCGATCATGGCAAGCGGCTCGGCGATCATCGAGGCGAGCGTGCGCGTCATCGAGAAGGGCAAGCTTCTGGCTGCGCACTTCCTGGAGGCGGGCGTCGCCGACATCGAATTCGCCAATGGCCGCTTCAGCATCGCGGGAACCGACCGGTCGATCGACATCATGGAGCTCGCCCGGAAGCTGCAGGCGGGCGCACCCTTGCCCGAGGACCTGCCCCGGACGCTCAACGTCGATCACGTCTTCAAGGCGGC
It includes:
- a CDS encoding xanthine dehydrogenase family protein molybdopterin-binding subunit; this translates as MNMHVSQAARSTGRVGIGQSLPRNEDAVLVRGAGRYTDDLSLEGQLYAAFVRSPHAHGAIRGIDTAAAKAMKGVVAIYTADDLEGQRYGALKCQVDLPNRDGTAMRKPVRKALAADKVRFVGDPVAMVVARTALQARDAAEAVSLDIDILPAVISVEAALAPDAPQLFDDVPGNLILDYHFGNAEKVAAAFAQAAHVTRVRIVNNRIVVNPIEPRAAIGTYDRKAGRYTLHAPSQGAFGMRNNLAAAMGVPQDRMRLVTGHVGGSFGMKAAVFPEYVVLLHAARLLKKPVKWTDQRSESFVSDHHGRDMVFEAELALDARGRFLATRFTGTGNMGGYLSPPGPLMATLNIGKNSVGMYRTPLVEVQTRCAVTNTVPIAAYRGAGRPEGNYFMERLVDTAAREMGIDSAVLRRRNLIEPRQLPWKTPIGTVYDSGDFPALFARALEAADWKGYRTRERASRKAGKLRGRGIGCYLEVTAPPSNEMGGIHFEPDGTVTIVTGTLDYGQGHWTPFAQVLTSQLGVPFEKIRLVQGDSDRLIAGGGTGGSKSIMASGSAIIEASVRVIEKGKLLAAHFLEAGVADIEFANGRFSIAGTDRSIDIMELARKLQAGAPLPEDLPRTLNVDHVFKAAPSAYPNGCHIAEVEIDPDTGHVEIASYVMVNDFGVLVNPMIVEGQLHGGVVQGIGQAICEMTSYDETGQLMTGSYMDYAMPRAADVPFFSFISQGVPTRTNPVGAKGCGEAGCAGSLPSVMNAIVDALSPYGVRHVDMPATPQAIWRAIHARA
- a CDS encoding MaoC family dehydratase N-terminal domain-containing protein; the protein is MSSETSPKLDIAHLRSWIGREDIGTDIVSEDIARKYHATFDYPGEAPKAGEAVPRLIHFCLAQPAAPTAALGSDGHPARGGFLPPVPLPRRMWAGGAFTFHGDLRVGDAAKRISRIADVVQKEGRTGTLCFVTVQHHVEANGVLVLEERQDIVYRDLDGAAGTAKQPPMAEAGTHRRAMKAEAPLLFRYSALTFNGHRIHYDRRYVMEVEGYPGLIVHGPMQAALLCNYATELRGAPPKHFSFRGLSPLFDDDAFALHAKEDGESLKLWTAKESGLLCMTAEAAWS
- a CDS encoding response regulator transcription factor, producing MAPRILVVDDDSHICEVICFALEKAGMATVVARDGLQALDAFRQRPADLVVLDIGMPEMDGLEVCRQIRKSSEVPILFLSARDDEIDRILGLEIGGDDYVTKPFSPRELVARVNVILKRVRNGLKVAKSVEESLAWRALSLDPSTHEVRFNGSELSLTAIEFEILRTLIARPRQVFSRDQILDQAYGGAIHVSDRTIDSHIRNIRSKILRAGGENAIETVHGVGFRLGRCEASA
- a CDS encoding LysR family transcriptional regulator, producing MSLRALRTLHAIARHGSFARAGEAVGLTQSAVSLQVKALEDEFGVTLFDRSRRLPVLTEAGKIVLARSEEVLALYDRIPEALSDERSLVGRLKIGAIQTALSGVLPDALSALNRAHPRIRVHVVAGMSAELAVQVAAGELDAAITTEPVRPYPSDLIWTPLYEDRFWLIAPRGNDQKDPRELLSGLPFIRFDSRAWAGRVIDRELRRQRITVREEMILDSQEVILRMVERGLGVAIAPLSDDVHARLDLTSLPFGEPQLSRRIVLLERHDRRTERLTGVLANAVAEAHQAICSNACEGVRGAR
- a CDS encoding DUF4173 domain-containing protein, coding for MPVYASEHDTLLPRAKRPAGWLTIQLAAAAALVALADALFYGHRLGISLALFLAALAAASACLNPIRAESARRWRAVILLAAGILPVVEDINWLSVTIALITTAVCARTLIEVRDLPWLEHLRAALRMPFSGIFRLFSDFARASRYGARRKQRTGILSGLLGWMVPLLFCAVFISLFVSANPLLESWLSRIDILAMLGQLFSGRSVFWAVMLCLIWPLVRIRSLRLRKRSRPAPSTAMSALHPLDPLSDQTVRRSLVLFNGLFAIQTAMDIVYLWGGASLPAGLSHASYAHRGAYPLVVTALLAAAFVLVAMRPSGSSERDPLVRPLVLAWVGQNILLVLSALLRLDLYVDAYSLTGLRLAAFVWMLLVAAGLVLILAQILTRRTVGWLVSANMVALALTLYTYSFVDTAVVIANYNLRHSFEMRGEGQHIDIPYLFGLGPHAIPAIDRYVPRIAAAGHVPPHSPWTRYAATFAARRDRLAQCHHRSQGDWRGWSFRGWRLSRYLANTREAPFKTMPVSPADTPEGR
- a CDS encoding aminotransferase class I/II-fold pyridoxal phosphate-dependent enzyme, producing MSLDRRRNRTQGFSTRAIHLGYDPAEHEGALTPPIFMTSTYAFESAEQGAEIFRGERPGYVYGRSKNPTQTILEERMASLEGAEAGMTAASGMGAIATVVLTLLSPGDEVVIDHTLYGNTYALFTQGLARLGIIARPADFTQLDTLTTMVGERTKLVFFETPANPNLRVIDIAAVSRIAHQAGALVVVDNTFGTPVLQRPLEFGADIVVHSGTKYLGGHGDLLAGIVVGPTELLKQIRQTGLRWMTGATLSPFNCFLMLRGLKTLEVRVERHAASALKVARELERHPRIVSLSYPGLPSFPQFELAQRQMSGSGGGLISFELDGGIEMGMAFMNHLRLITRAVSLGDAETLIQHPASMTHAIVSREDRLKHGISDGLLRLSIGLESVEDILDDLTGALDAL
- a CDS encoding AEC family transporter, whose translation is MTGDVLLALLPVIILIGLGMALRQRRFLQESFWPQAERLGYYVLLPCLFFHGLATAQLEALPVRDLALTLILSTIVVAALVMAIQPLLKLDGPAFTSVFQGSVRFNNYVGVTLAAGLFGAKGIALAAICNAAIVPTVNVLCVLVFARFGAAKLSGRGILKQLVTNPLVVASLSGILFQLIGLRIPPGLDPAMRSLGAASLPLGLLCVGAALDFGSARRWIRPVASSSIMKFLAMPVATVLIAIVTGLNGPALTTALLFQALPTASSAYIMARQLGGDAPLMAGITAIQTALAVVAIPVVLIGLSGWGVL